The genomic segment GGCATCGACGTCTTCACCAAGGCGGCGATGGAGGAGGGCGGCGCGGTGGGCCGCTCCCGCGTCGCCGGTGCATCGATCCACAGCACCTTCGACGCGAGCAGCAGCGCGAGGGCGAGCGTCATGCGGGCAAGGGTGGGGACGCCCGCCCGCTGCGGCAATCGCTCCGTCTACTTTCGGACCATCGCTCCGACGAGCTGTTCGGCGGCGTCGTTCGCGGCGCGCGGCGGCCGTCTGCCGTCGAGGAGCACCCGGAATTCGTACTCGGTGCGCGGCTGCTTCGGCGTCCAGCACCGCACTTCGACGTCTCCGAGGAGCTGCGACATCACCTTGCCGGTGCATTGCGGATCGCCTTCGCCGCGGCCTGCGAGCGCGTCGAAGACGGTCTGGCCGGCCGCCGGCTTCCAGGACATGGCCGCCGAGATCGCCTTCTTGGCATCGCTCGCGTCGAATCGACCCTGAAGCCAGACGAGAGTGAACGCGAGAAGCGCGATCATGGCCACCGCGATCGGCCAGCGCCGCCTTGGGATGCCGAGGATGGCCGCCACGGCGACGTCGTACCACGCAGGTCATGCCACCGTAGGGTTAGGTTGGATTACCTGGACTCCGCGCGGGCGGGCTCGGCGAGCAGCGAGTCCAGCGCGGCACGGTCCGCGGGATGCAGCGTCTCTTTCGGCGGCTGCGGAACGATCCCTTCCCGGCTGGCGCCGCGGCGGCCGGTCTCCGATTGCGGACTGGCCGCCTGCGCCTTCCGGGACGCGCGGCGCGCGGGCGCACGCGCTGGATCTTCGCGGGTCGCCTTCGCGCCCACGGTTGCGACCCAATCCCAGCTCGCCCGCAGCGCTCGCGCTGCGATGCGCGCTGCGGTTCGCGGCGGCACCGAAGAGACGGCGTATGCGAGGCCGCCGGCGAGGAGGATGGTAAACACCCACTTCATGCGCGCGACGCTGACATGCGCCCGCGCCGGTCGCCAATTTTCCGCCGCTTGACGCAGAGCGGCCTCGCCCGCATGGTACCCGCCGATGGCGAACGACGTTGCGCTTCGCGCCCGCCGCAGCGACCTGTGGATCTGGGCGCTGGTCGTCCTGGCGACGGCCAGCGTCGTCGCGGTGGCCGTGCTCCAGGGGAATCGCGCCGGTCAGCGCTTCGCGGGAAAGCCCGCGCCGGCCCTCTCGTTGCCGCTTCTCGGCGGGGGCAAAGCAGCGATTCCCCAAGGAAAGGTCACTGTCGTCGACTTCTGGGCCACTTGGTGCGCGCCCTGCCGCTACTCGATGCCGCGGCTGCAGAGCTTGTGGACGGAGTACAAGGCGCGCGGCGTCGAGCTCTATTCAGTAGATACCGACGATCCGGCGCCCGACCGCGACACGCAGGTCCGCAAATTCCTCTCCAGCAACGGGCTCAGCTTCCCCGTTGCGCTGGACGACGGCAGCGCGAGCGATGCCTTCAGCGTCGCCAACCTTCCGACGATGCTGCTGCTCGATCGCAGCGGACACGTGGTGTGGAGCCACGTCGGCGCATTCACCGCGCCCCGCGAGCGCGACCTGCGCGCCGCGCTCGACCGCGCCCTGAGCCCCTAGCCGCTGCCGCGCCGCAGGCGCGGCTCTGCGGCTACGCTTGAGACGTTCCGGCAGGCGCGGTCCGCCCCATCGTGTGGTAGCCCTTGTCCACGTAGATGGTGGTCCCGGTGATCCCGCTCGCCAGCGGGCTGCAGAGGAACGCCGCGACATTCCCCACTTCCATGGCGTCGAGCTTGTCCGGGAGCGGCGAATTCGCCTTGTAGAAGTCGACCATCTCCTCGATGAAGCCGATGGCGCTCGCCGCGCGGGAGGCGAGCGGACCCGCCGAAATGGTGTTCACGCGGATGCGGTGCTTGCGCCCCGCCTCGAACGCCAGCGTCCGGGTATCGCTTTCCAGCGCCGCCTTCGCCGAGGACATCCCGCCGCCGTACCCGGGCACCGCGCGCTCGCTGGCGAGATACGTCAGCGAAACGGCGCTGGCGCCCGGGCGCATCAGGGGAGCGAGCCGCTGCAGCATCGACACCAGCGAGTACGCGCTGACGCCGATGGCGGTCAGGTATCCATTGCGCGACGTCTCCAGGAGGGGCTTCTTCACCTCGGGCCCGTTGGCAAGGGAGTGCACGAGGATGTCCAACGGCTTGTCCCCGAAGTCGCGGCGCATCGCATCGGCGAGCCCCTGGATGGAGAAGTCCCCGCGCTCGTTGTAGCGCTTGCTGGTGCGAATCTCTTCGGGGCAGTCCGCGAGCGTGTCGTACGTGGCGTCGAGCGGGTAGATCCGCTCGAACTCGAGCATGCCGCCGCGCGCGAGCTTGCGGGACTCGTCGATCTTCCCCCTGCGGATCAGCGTCTCGAAGATGTTCAGCGCCGGCGGCCAGGTTCCCACGCAGACCGAGGCGCCGGCCTCCGCCAGCGCCTTCGAGATCGCGAAACCGAACCCGGCATCGTCGGCGACTCCGGCGACCAGCGCGCGCTTTCCCGTCAGGTCGATTCCCAGCATGCGCGCGGTATCGCGCAATCACCTGTAGTCCGCAAGCGAGAGGTCGAAGCGCTTGACCCATCGGTGCACTTGCATACGGGCTTTCCCCAGCGACCTGGCGACTGCGGCCACGTTCCCGTGGCTCGCGCGCAGCAGCGTTGCGATCTGCTCGCGGCGGCGGAGGTCCTCCGCAGAGAGCTGCCGCGGGCGCAGGCCGGGGATCGCCGCCGCCGGCGCGCCGGGTGGCCGGATGCTCTCGGGCAAGTGCGCGAGCTCGATCGGCCCGTCGCCGGCGAGCACCAACGCAGCTGCGACGCACCGCTCGAGCTCGCGGATGTTCCCGGGCCAGCCATGACGCAGCAGCGCGCGTCCGGCGTGGGCGGTAAACGTCGCCTGCGCGCCGCGATGCCGGCGAAGGATCGCTCCGATGAGAAGCCCGAGATCCTCGCGCCGCCGGTGCAGCGGCGGCAGGCGAAAGGTGAAGCCCGCGAGGCGCGCATGCAGATCGGGGCGGAACCGCTGCGCCGCCACCGCGTCCTCCAGGTCGACGTGCGTGGCGGCGAGCACGCGCACGTCGATGCGCACCGGCTCGGTCGCGCCGACGGGGAGCACTTCGCCCTCCTGGAGCGCGCGCAGCAGCGCTGCCTGCGCCGCCATCGAAAGGTCGGCGATCTCGTCCAGCAGCAGCGTTCCTCCTTCGGCGGCCCGCATCAGGCCGGGCCGGCCCTCGATCGCCCCGGTGAACGCGCCCTTGCGGTACCCGAACAGCTCGCTCTCGAGGAGGGTGGGCGCGATCGCCGCACAATTCACCGCCAGGAAGGGGCCCTGCCTGCCGGAGAGCTCGTGCAGGGCGCGGGCGAGAACCTCCTTTCCCGTCCCGGTCGGCCCGGCGATGATCGCGGGCAGCATCGATCGCGCGATCGCCGGCACGGACAGGAGCTCCGCTGCCAGCGCCGGGGAGAACGTCGCCAGCGAAGGATGGGGTGGCGAGAAAGGTTCCACGGCCGCCGAGGCGCGGAAGAGAAAGTGTGTCGCACCCATTTCCAGGACGTCGCCGTCCACCAGCTCGCGATCGGTAATCGGCTCGCCGTTGACGAAGGTGCCATTGGTGCTCCCGCTGTCGACCGCTCGCCATCGCTGTCCTTCGCGGCAAAGCCGCGCGTGCGACTCGGAGATGAAGCGATCCGGGATCCCGATGCGAAGCGATGTGCCGTCGCGGGTCACTCCGTCTCCCCGGCAGAAGACGGCTTCGCCGGCGCCGATGAGCGGGTGCTGCGCGAGCTTGCGGCAAGGAGCGGCGCAATCGAGGACCTCGAAGAGATGGGGAACGCCGCCCAGGCGGCGGACGGGGTTTCGGGGAATGGCGGGGGTCAGGGGCATGCTGCCTCCGGGGCGAGCGCCTCGTCGAGGGAAGCCGCCAGCTCCAGCAGGCGCTGGGCGAGAGCCGGGTCGCCGTCGCCGGCGCGCGCAGTCGTCGCCGCGCTCTCCGCGGCAGATGCCAGGACGAGGAGGTCGGGCCGGCGCTCGCGGAGCAGCAGCGCGCGGCGGGCGACGCCGTCCGCCAGCCGCAGCAGACCCGATGCGTGCGCAGGAAGACCAGAAAGGGGTGCTTCGCTCGCCGGCGGCCGCAGTCCCCAGGAGAGCATGTAACCGAACGCGGCGCCGGCCGCGGTCCACCACGCGCTCGAGCCAAACGCGGCCGTGGCCGCCATCGCTCCCAATCCGCAGAGCAACGCGAGCGCCCATCCGCCGTGTCGGGCGAGCCACTCTTCCGAGGGCGGCCTCATCTCCACCCGCCGCACGGTTGCGGGCAGCCCCTGGGCGGCGCAGAGCGCCGCCGCCGCTTCCGCGCTCCGATGGCTCGCGGCGCTCACCAGCACCGCCTGTCCGGCGCCGAGCAGCCGGCATTTCCAGCCCGGCGATGCCCGGGTTCCGAGCCGCTCCAGCACGCGCTCGATGGGCCGCAGCGGCGCCCGCGGGCGGACCACGTCGTGCACGAGCACGTCGTAGTCGCCGGCAGCGAGCGCAGGTGCAGCCGGTGGAGGCGGCGGCACCGACCCGCCTTGGAGTGCACGCAGGAACTGGCCGGCGTCGAGAAACCGCAGCTCGGGGTCGCTCTCCAGCGCGCGTCGCAGGGCGGCGGCATCGCGCCCGTCGCTGGGAGGGGCGGACGAATCGCACCACCGGTGCCCGGTGAGCATCTCGTACCAGGTCGATCCCAGGGCGTAGAGATCCGCGCGCGCGTCGCCTGGCTCGCCGGCCAGCACCTCCGGAGCGACGTAACCGAGGGTTCCGGCGATCGCGCCCTGCGAGGTGAGCCGCGATTGTCCGGCGACACGCGCCAGACCGAAGTCGAGGATCTTCACCGTGCCGCCGTCGGTGAGGAAGATGTTCTCCGGCTTGAGATCGCGGTGCACGACGCCGTGGCGATGGGCATCCCGCAAGGCCTCGCAGACGTCGCGCGCGATCCGCCGTGCCTCGGCCGGAGGCAGGGGTCCTTCGCGCAGCAGCCGCTCCCGCAGCGTGATGCCGCGGAGCAATTCCATCGTGATGAACGGCCGCCCCGCGTCCTGGTGCACGTCGAAGACGCGGACGATGCCGCGATGGTCGAGAGAACGCGCGATCGAGAGCTCGCGGCGGAAGCGCTCGCAAGTGGACGCGTCGAGCGCGAGGTGAGCGTGCAGCAGCTTGATCGCGATCTCCGCCCCCGTTGTCCGGTCGTGCGCGGAGAACACTTCGGCGAGCCCGCCCGCGCCGATCCGGCGCCGTAGCTCGAATCGCCCCGTGAGCAGCACGCTCCAGCGACTCCATGGCCGTCACTGCGGCCACGCAACAGTGCACCAGGTTGCGCAACACCCGCCGGGCGGTGCCCTCCCTCTGCGGAAGCGCGCGGTCTCGCCGGCACGGGGGATGCTAGGACCGGCCCGGAAGGAGGTGCCATGGTCATCGAGGAGCTCGACCCCGGGGCCGCAGCGGAATGGGATGCGTACGTCGAAGGCAAGGAGCCCGCCAACTGCTATCACCTGCACGGATGGCGCACCGCCGGCGAGCGCGCCTACGGTCTGCGGGCGCCGTATCTCGTGGCGCGATCGCGGCCCCGGGGCGAGTTGCTCGGAGCGCTGCCGCTGTTCTTCGTCCGCAGCGCACCCCTGCGGGGCTACGCAACCACCGGCCTGTTCGGATCGTACGGCCCGGTGCTCGCGGAAGACGCCGGGATCGCGGCGCTGCTCCTCCGGGAAGCCTGCCGGCGCGCAAGGGATGCCGGGCTTGGCTCCCTCCGGTTCAAGGGGTTCGGAGAGGAGCCGGCGGCGACCGGATTCATCCCGCTGGATCATTGGGTCATCGCCACCGTGCCGCTCTGGCCGTCGCCAGAACAGGCGTGGGCCGCGATCCGCGGCAAGGAGCGGAACCTGGTCCGCAAGGCGCGCGAACACGGGCTCGAGGTGCGGCGCGGGGCGGAGGGCATCGCCGCGTTCTACGACGTCCTCGCCGACAACATGCACCACAAGGGTGCTCCCATCTACGGCCGCCGCTTCATCGAGGAGCTCGTGCGGGCGTTCCCGAGGATGGCGGAGGTCGTCACCGTCAACCAGGGAAGCCGCTGCGTGGCAGGCGCGGTGACGCTAACCTTCAAGGGAGTGATGGCGATCCCGTTTCTCTCCTCGCGGCCGGATGCCCTCTGGCTGCGTCCGAACGTTCTGCTCGTCTGGGACCTCATCTCCCGCGCGTGCGCCGCGGGCGTACGGACGCTCGACTTCGGCACTTCCCTGCGCGGATCGAGCGCGCTCAGGTTCAAGCTGCATTGGGGAGCGCACACCATGCCCCGTTCCATCCTCGTGCGCGCGCTGCGCGGCCGCCCGCCCGCGATGGACGTCGAGAGTCCGGTGATTCGCGCCGGCGTCGCGCTCTGGCAGCGGCTGCCGCGCGCGTGGGCGGACGCTCTCGGCCCCCAGGTCTGCGCCAGGTTCCTCGCGTGAGCGAAGCCGTCCTTCCTGCCCGTCCGCGCTGGCTCCTGCGCGCGGCTGGATGGCTGCTCGCAGCCGCGGTGGTGTTCGTCGTCCTGCGCCGGATCGACTTCACCACGCTCGGATCCGCTCTCCGGACCACCGACTGGCGGTGGGTCGCGCTCGCGGTCGGTTGCAACGTGATCGGCAACACGGTGGCGCGCGTCCGGCGCTGGCAGGCCTTGCTCGAGCCGATCCCGAATCGCCAGCGCGCGAGCTTCCTCGACCTGCTGCGGATCTCCTACGCCAGCGGAGCGGTCAGCAACCTCCTGCCGGCGCGCGCCGGCGAAGCGGTCCGCGTGATCGAGCTCAAGCGCCGCCGCGGCTATCCCGCCTCCGCGCTGATTGCCGCCCAGCTCGCGGAGAAGGGCATCGAGGCGATCAGCCTCGGTCTTCTCTTCGGTCTCTGCGCGCTGCTGCCGGGCGCGCAATTGCCGCCGCTCGCCATCGCCGGCGCGCTGGCCGTCGCAGCGGTGGTGGTGCTCGCAGTTCTTCCCCGGCGCGCACCCGGCGTCGCAGGCCGCTTCCTCCATGCCCTCCGCGCTGTGCACGCGGAACGGTCCTGGGTGCGAAGTCTGCTCTGGTCACTTCTTTCCGACGCCGTCGACCTGGCCCTCGTGGGCTTCTGCCTGCACGCGCTCGGGATCGACGTTCATCCCGCCGTCTGGGGCATGGTCCTCTTGTCCATCAACCTGTCCCTTCTCTTGCCCGCTACGCCCGGGCACCTGGGCGTCCTCGAAGCCGGCGCGGTGGTTGCGCTGACTGCGGCAGGCGTCAGTCCCGGGCCGGCGCTCGCGTTCGCGCTCGTCTACCACTCGGTGCACCTCGTTCCGGGCACGCTGCTGGGCGTGCTTGCGCTCGCGGTGCCGTGGGAATGAACCGACCTGATAGTCTCGCCGGATGCGCGTCGCGCTCCTGGCGCTGGTCGGCTGCGCCCATGCAGCGGCCGCTCCGTCTCCACCCGGATTTGCCCGGTCGAAGGAACGGGCGGCCGAGGTGTGCCTTCCTCCAGGCGAGAAGGCGTATCTGGCGGGCCTCCGGTGCGCCGATGGCAGCGCGCCGGGCATCCGCCGGATGGGGTCGGTCGGGAGCCGCGTGTCGCCGGTCGATCCGGACGATCCGCGCATCCTCCTGCAGATGGATCCGGAGCGGCCGCTGCAGCCGGGCGAGCCGGACCTGCACATCGTCGACGCTTTCGAGGCCCGCTGCAGCGGCGTGATCTATACGCTGTTCATCGACATGTACCACTGCCCGTCGCCGCAGCAGCCGCCGGCCGACGGCTTCACACGATGATCACTCGGTGCGCCACTGACTGACGGGCGCGGGAGGCGGAGGGATGTCCTCCTCGCGGGTGCGACCGAGGTTGAGCGTCTCCGCGGCGCGCCCGATCAAGATGACGAGCTGGTGGTCCCGCCAGCCCTTGTTCGCCTCGCCGTGCAGGAACTCCACCGCGTTCACGCGCGTGCGCGCCCGGTGATAGGGGCGGTCGGTGGTGATGGCGTCGTAGATGTCCGCGAGCTGGAGGATCTGCGCGGGCACCGGAAACAGCGAGCCCTTCAAGCCGTCGGGGTAGCCGGTCCCGTCGAGCTTCTCGTGGTGCCAGCGGATGATGGGCAAAAGATGGCGGAGGCTTTTGAGCGGCTCGCAGATGCGCTCCCCGATCATGGGGTGCTTGTTCATCACGATCCGCTCCTTGTCCGTGAGGCGGCCCGCCTTGTTGATGATCTCGTTCGGGATCCCGATCTTGCCGATGTCGTGCAGGACCCCGCCCTGGCGCAGCGCTTCGCACGTCTCCTCGTCCAGGCCGGCCAGCCGTCCCGCCTCGACGGCGAGGGCACCGACGCGCTCGGTGTGCCCTTCGGTGTAGGCGTCCTTCGCCTCGACGGCGTTGGCGAGCGCGAAGATCACCTGGGAAGCGTCCTCCAGCCGCTCGGTGGCGAGCCGGTTGCGGAGCGCGGAGCGGATGCGGGCGTGAAGCTCCGCGCGCGGCGGCGGGAACGGCAGGACGTGATCCGCGCCGTCATCGAGCGCAGCCACCGTCTGATCTTCGCCCGGCTCGGCGAACGCGATCACCGGCAGCAGCCGCGTGCTGGCGGCTCCCTTGATGCGCCGGCAGACTGCGCTGCCTGCGGCCGATCCGCCACGCAGATCGACGAACGCCACCGCGGGCCTCGCCGCCAGCAGCGCATCGGCCGCGGCGGTCGCCGAATCCGTCTCGATCAGGGCGTAATCCGAGCCCAGCGCCGCGGCGAGGGCTTCGCGAAAGGCGAGGTCTCCCGCGGCGAGGACAGAGATTCCCATGCGCGAATCGAGCGTAGCACGGGCTAGGACCCGAGGCCCACCCAGGAAGAGCCGTCCGGATACAGCTCCCGTTTCCAGATCGGTGCGTCCTTTTTCAGGGCCTCGATGGCATGGCGGCACGCGTCGAACGCGTCGGCGCGATGCGGCGCGGCCGCCGCGATGACCACGGAGATTTCGCCGGGTTCCAGCGCTCCGACGCGGTGGTGGATGATCACGCGCGCCGCCCACTTTTCCCGGGCCTGTGTGGCGATGTGATCGAAGATGCGCAGCGCCATCTCCGGATACGCCTCGTACTCCAGTCGCACTACGCGCTTGCCATGGTTGTCGGCGCGCACCGTGCCGACGAAGGTGACGACGGCGCCGCAATCCGCTCCGGCGACTTCCCGCACGGGAGCGTCCGGTGAAAGGACGCCCGGGCCGATGCGATGACCGCCTGCTCCACCGGACACCGGCGGGATGAGGGCCACCTCGCTGCCGTCCCGCAGCGCATGGCCCGCGGTGGCGAACTCCCGATCGACGGCCAGGCGAAGCTTCTGCGCTACCGCCTGCAGCGGAGGGTGCCGGGCGCAGGCAGCGGCCAGCGCATCGCCGGCGGTGGCGCCGTCACGGACCTCGAGGACCTCCGACGCGGTCCCCGCGCGCTCCCGGGCGGCGGCGAAGTAGAGGATCGTCACGCGCATGGCGCGCCCATGGTAACGCGTTTGACGCCAGAGGGGGCCGTCTCTATTGTCCGCAGCCCTCATGGCTGCGCCGCACAACCTGTCCGTCGACGAATGCCTCGCGCTCCTCAAGGACGGCTCGCTCCGTTCGGACAGCATCGCCGAGGAGATGGAGTGCGCAGGCGTCTCGCGGCCCCTGCCGGCGCAGGTGCAAGCGGCGCGCGACGCGCTGGCGAAGCTGCAGACCGAGGCCGTGGCGCAGACCGCGGGCCTTCCGGGGCCCGACGCGCGCGGCGTGGCCGCGGAGATCTCGGCGTTGCCGCAGATGCTCGCGCTTGCGCTGGTGCACGCGGCGGGGCGCGCCTCCCGGCAGGAGGTGCTGTTCGAGCTGGCCACTTCGACGAACCGGAGCCTGGCCAAGGAAGCCAAGCGGGAGCTGCAGAAGCTGAAGCAGCGCGGCGTGCAGGTGCAGGAGCTCCCTCCGCAGGGCGAGCCCGTGCTGAAGCCGCTTCCGGAAGGCGAAGCTCCCTCTTGCTACGCGAGCAGCATCGACGCGTACGGCGAACGGGCCGTGTGGTGGACGCGTCCCGCCCGCCAGGGCGTCGAAGTGGTGCAGGTGGTCCTTTCCGACCTGAAAGGGATCCTGGCGGTCGACGCGCTGGCGCTCTCGCGACGGTCGTGGCGGGAATTCGTCAAGCGGCTGCCGCATCAAGGGGTCGTCACCACGGTGGAGATTCCGAAGGATCACGCCCGGCAGCTCATTGCCGAGGCAGAGGCAGCGGGCGCCCGCAACGGCTTCTCCCCTCCTGCGGCGTACGCCGAAGCGCTCCGCCTCCTTGGCCCGGCGCCGGAGAGTCCACCGCCGTCTCCGGGCCTCTCGGTGGAGTTGGACGACGAGCTCGCGCACCGGCTCGCGGGGGCGGCGCTGTTCGAGGATCCGCTGTTCATGGCCTGGATCCCGGAGGAGGACGAGCTGCGCCGATTCGCGCTGCGGATCGACGAGATCGCCACCAGCCAGCTCTACGTGGACGCCCGCCAGAGGCAGCAGGGATTCGAGCACGCCGCCGCCGACGCCGCGCTCGCCTATTTCACGCCGCAGCGACGCGCGATCTACGCGAAGCGCCTGGTGGAGATGGGCCACGTCCTCGCTTCCGAGGACCGGCCGGACGCGGC from the Deltaproteobacteria bacterium genome contains:
- a CDS encoding serine/threonine protein kinase, producing the protein MLLTGRFELRRRIGAGGLAEVFSAHDRTTGAEIAIKLLHAHLALDASTCERFRRELSIARSLDHRGIVRVFDVHQDAGRPFITMELLRGITLRERLLREGPLPPAEARRIARDVCEALRDAHRHGVVHRDLKPENIFLTDGGTVKILDFGLARVAGQSRLTSQGAIAGTLGYVAPEVLAGEPGDARADLYALGSTWYEMLTGHRWCDSSAPPSDGRDAAALRRALESDPELRFLDAGQFLRALQGGSVPPPPPAAPALAAGDYDVLVHDVVRPRAPLRPIERVLERLGTRASPGWKCRLLGAGQAVLVSAASHRSAEAAAALCAAQGLPATVRRVEMRPPSEEWLARHGGWALALLCGLGAMAATAAFGSSAWWTAAGAAFGYMLSWGLRPPASEAPLSGLPAHASGLLRLADGVARRALLLRERRPDLLVLASAAESAATTARAGDGDPALAQRLLELAASLDEALAPEAACP
- a CDS encoding flippase-like domain-containing protein — its product is MGRDPRQGAEPGPQGARTRARGAARGGGHRRVLRRPRRQHAPQGCSHLRPPLHRGARAGVPEDGGGRHRQPGKPLRGRRGDANLQGSDGDPVSLLAAGCPLAASERSARLGPHLPRVRRGRTDARLRHFPARIERAQVQAALGSAHHAPFHPRARAARPPARDGRRESGDSRRRRALAAAAARVGGRSRPPGLRQVPRVSEAVLPARPRWLLRAAGWLLAAAVVFVVLRRIDFTTLGSALRTTDWRWVALAVGCNVIGNTVARVRRWQALLEPIPNRQRASFLDLLRISYASGAVSNLLPARAGEAVRVIELKRRRGYPASALIAAQLAEKGIEAISLGLLFGLCALLPGAQLPPLAIAGALAVAAVVVLAVLPRRAPGVAGRFLHALRAVHAERSWVRSLLWSLLSDAVDLALVGFCLHALGIDVHPAVWGMVLLSINLSLLLPATPGHLGVLEAGAVVALTAAGVSPGPALAFALVYHSVHLVPGTLLGVLALAVPWE
- a CDS encoding FHA domain-containing protein, yielding MPAARRRTGGAGERREPSERGSGGGALRRPGAARNRAAGGDEAALGRVARPTRRMGARVALRIGSDGGHGRVWLERVVDRGRRRVRLHALLGTAAAGERSTPFWSSCARIGSAAAGGRRRPPRAAAPRAPARPPRPGICRGERGDDCARRRRRPGSRPAPAGAGGFPRRGARPGGSMPLTPAIPRNPVRRLGGVPHLFEVLDCAAPCRKLAQHPLIGAGEAVFCRGDGVTRDGTSLRIGIPDRFISESHARLCREGQRWRAVDSGSTNGTFVNGEPITDRELVDGDVLEMGATHFLFRASAAVEPFSPPHPSLATFSPALAAELLSVPAIARSMLPAIIAGPTGTGKEVLARALHELSGRQGPFLAVNCAAIAPTLLESELFGYRKGAFTGAIEGRPGLMRAAEGGTLLLDEIADLSMAAQAALLRALQEGEVLPVGATEPVRIDVRVLAATHVDLEDAVAAQRFRPDLHARLAGFTFRLPPLHRRREDLGLLIGAILRRHRGAQATFTAHAGRALLRHGWPGNIRELERCVAAALVLAGDGPIELAHLPESIRPPGAPAAAIPGLRPRQLSAEDLRRREQIATLLRASHGNVAAVARSLGKARMQVHRWVKRFDLSLADYR
- the moaD gene encoding molybdopterin converting factor subunit 1, which encodes MRVTILYFAAARERAGTASEVLEVRDGATAGDALAAACARHPPLQAVAQKLRLAVDREFATAGHALRDGSEVALIPPVSGGAGGHRIGPGVLSPDAPVREVAGADCGAVVTFVGTVRADNHGKRVVRLEYEAYPEMALRIFDHIATQAREKWAARVIIHHRVGALEPGEISVVIAAAAPHRADAFDACRHAIEALKKDAPIWKRELYPDGSSWVGLGS
- a CDS encoding NUDIX hydrolase; this translates as MPRAPQGRLAPFGQHRRGDGVRRRLAAPAGAGASGARRAGEAADRGRGADRGPSGARRARRGRGDLGVAADARACAGARGGARLPAGGAVRAGHFDEPEPGQGSQAGAAEAEAARRAGAGAPSAGRARAEAASGRRSSLLLREQHRRVRRTGRVVDASRPPGRRSGAGGPFRPERDPGGRRAGALATVVAGIRQAAAASRGRHHGGDSEGSRPAAHCRGRGSGRPQRLLPSCGVRRSAPPPWPGAGESTAVSGPLGGVGRRARAPARGGGAVRGSAVHGLDPGGGRAAPIRAADRRDRHQPALRGRPPEAAGIRARRRRRRARLFHAAATRDLREAPGGDGPRPRFRGPAGRGADGARRIPRAGEGCNEPVLPRALHARAQGPNGAEGGATTGDAVGAGHAVSEQQRNPLPTTDAIIAGTDGRIVLILRRNEPRGWAIPGGFVDWGEEVGVACRREAREETGLEVELVAQLFTYSDPRRDPRKHTISTVYACRAKAGTDLVAGDDAADARWFSEAEVPWRELCFDHAEILRDYFRWVRTGERRRI
- a CDS encoding enoyl-[acyl-carrier-protein] reductase; translated protein: MLGIDLTGKRALVAGVADDAGFGFAISKALAEAGASVCVGTWPPALNIFETLIRRGKIDESRKLARGGMLEFERIYPLDATYDTLADCPEEIRTSKRYNERGDFSIQGLADAMRRDFGDKPLDILVHSLANGPEVKKPLLETSRNGYLTAIGVSAYSLVSMLQRLAPLMRPGASAVSLTYLASERAVPGYGGGMSSAKAALESDTRTLAFEAGRKHRIRVNTISAGPLASRAASAIGFIEEMVDFYKANSPLPDKLDAMEVGNVAAFLCSPLASGITGTTIYVDKGYHTMGRTAPAGTSQA
- a CDS encoding HD domain-containing protein — encoded protein: MGISVLAAGDLAFREALAAALGSDYALIETDSATAAADALLAARPAVAFVDLRGGSAAGSAVCRRIKGAASTRLLPVIAFAEPGEDQTVAALDDGADHVLPFPPPRAELHARIRSALRNRLATERLEDASQVIFALANAVEAKDAYTEGHTERVGALAVEAGRLAGLDEETCEALRQGGVLHDIGKIGIPNEIINKAGRLTDKERIVMNKHPMIGERICEPLKSLRHLLPIIRWHHEKLDGTGYPDGLKGSLFPVPAQILQLADIYDAITTDRPYHRARTRVNAVEFLHGEANKGWRDHQLVILIGRAAETLNLGRTREEDIPPPPAPVSQWRTE
- a CDS encoding TlpA family protein disulfide reductase, which produces MANDVALRARRSDLWIWALVVLATASVVAVAVLQGNRAGQRFAGKPAPALSLPLLGGGKAAIPQGKVTVVDFWATWCAPCRYSMPRLQSLWTEYKARGVELYSVDTDDPAPDRDTQVRKFLSSNGLSFPVALDDGSASDAFSVANLPTMLLLDRSGHVVWSHVGAFTAPRERDLRAALDRALSP
- a CDS encoding GNAT family N-acetyltransferase, with protein sequence MVIEELDPGAAAEWDAYVEGKEPANCYHLHGWRTAGERAYGLRAPYLVARSRPRGELLGALPLFFVRSAPLRGYATTGLFGSYGPVLAEDAGIAALLLREACRRARDAGLGSLRFKGFGEEPAATGFIPLDHWVIATVPLWPSPEQAWAAIRGKERNLVRKAREHGLEVRRGAEGIAAFYDVLADNMHHKGAPIYGRRFIEELVRAFPRMAEVVTVNQGSRCVAGAVTLTFKGVMAIPFLSSRPDALWLRPNVLLVWDLISRACAAGVRTLDFGTSLRGSSALRFKLHWGAHTMPRSILVRALRGRPPAMDVESPVIRAGVALWQRLPRAWADALGPQVCARFLA